One window of Pyxicephalus adspersus chromosome 4, UCB_Pads_2.0, whole genome shotgun sequence genomic DNA carries:
- the LOC140329966 gene encoding interleukin-17A-like isoform X2: MPEKTSLLWASSEDQLSCQHQKKKCPGNRFVRFPSVIQVYVNVSQEVQWQVDDVNIRSLSPWMYSFDKNDKRYPSTITEAKCHGSCVDTKGNVDMNLKSVPIKQEILVLHREIKGCKASFKLKTMVVSVGCTCVRS; the protein is encoded by the exons ATGCCAGAGAAGACTTCACTACTATGGGCAAGTTCAGAGGACCAGCTAAGTTG tcaacatcagaaaaaaaagtgtccGGGGAACAGATTTGTGAGGTTTCCATCTGTAATTCAAGTCTATGTGAATGTCAGCCAGGAGGTCCAGTGGCAGGTGGATGATGTGAATATCCGGTCACTCTCTCCATGGATGTACAG ctttgACAAAAATGACAAAAGGTATCCATCCACCATAACAGAAGCAAAATGCCATGGCAGTTGTGTGGACACAAAAGGCAATGTGGATATGAACCTCAAATCAGTCCCCATTAAGCAGGAGATTCTGGTCCTTCATCGGGAAATAAAGGGATGTAAAGCAAGCTTCAAGCTGAAGACCATGGTGGTTTCTGTGGGCTGTACCTGTGTCCGAAGCTAA
- the LOC140329966 gene encoding interleukin-17A-like isoform X1 produces the protein MGKFRGPAKLSPLILLVLLLLFPCHSQHQKKKCPGNRFVRFPSVIQVYVNVSQEVQWQVDDVNIRSLSPWMYSFDKNDKRYPSTITEAKCHGSCVDTKGNVDMNLKSVPIKQEILVLHREIKGCKASFKLKTMVVSVGCTCVRS, from the exons ATGGGCAAGTTCAGAGGACCAGCTAAGTTG TCTCCACTTATACTGCTGGTGCTTCTTTTGCTGTTCCCTTGTCACAGtcaacatcagaaaaaaaagtgtccGGGGAACAGATTTGTGAGGTTTCCATCTGTAATTCAAGTCTATGTGAATGTCAGCCAGGAGGTCCAGTGGCAGGTGGATGATGTGAATATCCGGTCACTCTCTCCATGGATGTACAG ctttgACAAAAATGACAAAAGGTATCCATCCACCATAACAGAAGCAAAATGCCATGGCAGTTGTGTGGACACAAAAGGCAATGTGGATATGAACCTCAAATCAGTCCCCATTAAGCAGGAGATTCTGGTCCTTCATCGGGAAATAAAGGGATGTAAAGCAAGCTTCAAGCTGAAGACCATGGTGGTTTCTGTGGGCTGTACCTGTGTCCGAAGCTAA
- the LOC140329671 gene encoding interleukin-17A-like: protein MDYHKRLKVVVIDCQALPERPSYSDELSRMSIFTVLCLLGVLLPGYTLASPHLKKVGCSVTEDMPFPSSIKVSLNISGQSPLQVGDVRRRSISPWDYSHDINYNRIPSVIAEAKCRHDGCVAANGNVDLSLNSVPIKQEIFVLHSEMKGCLPTFKLEKKMVTVGCTCTQPSTRKQS from the exons ATGGATTACCACAAGAGGCTAAAGGTGGTggtcattgattgccaagctcttCCTGAGAGACCGAGCTATAGTGATGAACTGAGCCGAATG TCCATCTTCACAGTGCTTTGTCTTCTGGGTGTTCTTCTGCCTGGCTACACTTTGGCCTCACCACACCTTAAGAAAGTTGGGTGTTCGGTCACCGAGGACATGCCATTCCCATCTTCAATCAAAGTCAGTCTGAACATCAGTGGACAATCTCCTTTACAAGTGGGTGATGTGAGAAGAAGGTCCATTTCTCCATGGGATTACAG ccATGACATCAACTACAACAGGATTCCATCTGTCATTGCTGAAGCCAAGTGTCGCCATGATGGATGTGTGGCTGCAAACGGCAATGTGGACCTGAGCCTGAACTCAGTCCCTATCAAACAAGAGATCTTCGTCCTTCATAGCGAGATGAAAGGTTGCCTCCCCACCTTCAAACTGGAGAAGAAGATGGTCACTGTTGGCTGTACCTGCACCCAACCCTCCACCAGAAAGCAATCGTAA